Part of the Crossiella cryophila genome, GCTTCGCGGAGGACGGTCATGTCCTCGATGACGGCGACGCGGATCATCGGGGGACCTCGCTCGCGGTGGGGGCGGTCGGGGAGGTGGGTGGGGTGGTGGGGATCTCGACGGTCAGGCGGTAGCAGGTTCGGTCGACCCGGCTCGCGTGCAGGCGGCCGCCCAGGGTGGCGAGACGGGCGGCGAGGCCGGATTGGCCGCTGCCGGGCGGGATGGCGGCGGCAGTGGTGGGGTGGGCGCCGTCGTTGTGCACGGTCAGGCGGTACCAGCCCTCGTTGTCCTCGGTGGTCAGGGTGACCTGGCGGGCCGCGCTGTGTTTGAGGACGTTGGTCATCGCCTCGCGGACCACCCAGCTCGCCGTCTCGGCCGCGTGCGCGGGGACCACCGCGCCGAAGCGGAGCTGGTATCTGATGCCGGCCGCGGTGAGCAGGGCGACGGCGCTTCTGAGTTCCTCGCCGAACTCGGGTTGCCAGTCGCCGTTGGCCACCCGGCGGACGGTGCCCATGGTGCTTTCGGTGATCCGTTGGATGGCGGCCAGGTGTTCGGCAGCGGCGGCCGGGTCCTCGCGGGTGAGGCGGGCGGCCAGGTCGGCGCGCAGGCCGATCGCGGTGATCTCCTGGCCGAGGGTGTCGTGCAGGTCGCGGGAGACCCTGGTGCGTTCCCTGGCCACGGCCAGGTCGGCGAGGCTGGCTCTGGTCCGGCTCAGCTCCAGGGCCAGTTCGGCCACCCGGACCGTGGCGTAGACGGCCAGGCCGGCGATCAGCAGGTGTCCGATCCGGGAGAACACCGGCACCAGGGATTCCGGGCGCAGCGCCAGTACGAGCACCTCGACGGCCAGCACCGCGAGGAAACCCCGGGCGGCCCAGGGGTCGGGCAGCAGGACCAGCAGGGTGCAGGCGGTGAAGACCGGGGCGAAGGTGGTGGGGCCGAGCACGAACAGCGCGGTGATCGCGAGCAGGACCTGGGGCAGCAGTACCGCGACGCGCTGCCGGGGGGTTGGCAGGCCGCGGCGTAACCGGATCGAGGCCGCGATGGTCAACAGCACCGCGCTGACCGCAAGGAACGGCGCCGACCACCAGATCGACGGGCCGCGGTCCGGGACGCCAAGGTGCGACAGCCAGGGCACCGCCAGGCAGACCGGCAGCACCGCTACCGCGACGCCGGTCAGCGGCAGTCGTCGTTCCACGAACGGCATTGGCGAACCTCCCCGGCACAAAAAATAGTCGCAGTCGGGACTTCGTGCGCGGCGAATAGTGATGACATCCACCGGAAATGAGACCTTGCTCATGAAGCATGACTTTCTCATGGTGGATTTGTTCGATTTTCCACGCTGCCATTTCACCGGGAACCCGGGCAGGCTGGGGAACCCTCGGGGGGCGAGGACGGCTCCCGTGGGTCCATGCCCCGACCTCGGATCCGCGGGAGCCACTAGGCTCAGGTGGTGAGACGGAAAACTCCCGCCCCGTTGCCGCAGCGCTTCGGGCTAGACCCGGCCCGGATGCGGCTGCCGGAGACCGGGAGCTGGCCCACTGTGCGCGCGCACCTGGCCGACCGGTTGCCGCTGGTCACCCCGGCTGTGCTGGACGCGATGTTCACCGAGCGGCGGATCGCTGACCTGCGTGGTCCGCTCGAACTGGACGCGCCGTACGTGCCGGGCGCGGTGGTGTGGTTTCACCGGGAGTTGCCGATCGAGGTGCCGGTGCCGTTCCCGATCGGGGTCGTCCACCGCGACGATCACCTCCTCGTGGTGGACAAACCGCATTTCCTGGCCACGATTCCGCGTGGGAAACACATCCAGGAAACCGCGCTGGTGAAGTTGCGCCGTCAGTACGATCTGCCCGATTTGAGTGCCGCGCACCGATTGGACCGGGTCACCGCGGGACTGATGATGTTCGTGATCAATCGGGCCGATCGCGGGGCCTATCAAACGTTGTTCCGGGACCGGCTGGTGCACAAGGAATACGAGGCGGTGGCGCCGGTGAATCCGGGGCTGGTGCTGCCGACCACGGTGCGCAGCCGGATCCTCAAGGAACGCGGCGTGATCACCGCGCAGGAGGTGGACGGGCCGCCGAACGCCGAGACCGAGGTGGAACTCCTCGAACAGCGGGACGGGCTCGGGCGGTACCGGCTGCGGCCCAAGACCGGGCGCACCCACCAGCTCCGGCTGCACCTGACCCGGCTGGGCATCCCGATCCTGGGCGACGACTTCTACCCCGTGCTCACCGAACGACCCCTGGACGACTTCACCCGGCCACTGCAGCTGCTGGCCAGGACGCTGGGCTTCACCGACCCGATCACCGGACAGGAGCACCGGTTCAGCAGCAGGCTGACGCTGGCCGCGTGGACCGACTACCCGTCCTGGGCCAGCGATGCCAGCCGGCGGTCCAGGTAGCGGCGTTCCGCCTCGGCGGTGACCAGCTTGAGCGCCGCCCGGTACGCCTGCGCCGCCTCGGCGTCGCGGCCAAGGCGGCGGAGCAGGTCGGCGCGGGTGGCCGGGAGCAGGTGATAGCCGTCCAGCTGACCTGACTCCTCCAGTGCGCGCACCAGTTCCAGCCCGGCGGCCGGGCCCTCGGCCATCGCGATGGCCACCGCCTGGTTGAGCCGCACCACCGGGGAGGGCATCCGGCCGGCCAGTTCGCCGTAGAGACCGGCGATCTGCGGCCAGTCGGTGTCCTCGGCCAGTTTGGCGTTGGCGTGGCAGGCCGCGATGGCCGCCTGGAGCTGGTAGACGCCGGGACGGCCCTGGCGCAGCGCCGATTCCAGCAGCGCGGTGCCCTCGGCGATCTCGTCCTGGTCCCAGCGGTTCCGGTCCTGGTGTTCCAGGGTGACCAGGTCGCCGTGTTCGTCCAGGCGGGCCGCGCGGCGGGCGTCCTGCAACAGCAACAGGGCGAGCAGGCCGTGCGTCTCGGGCTCGTCCGGCATCAGTCCACAAAGGACTCTGGCCAGCCGGATGGCCTCACCGCTGAGGCCGCCGCGCAGCAGGTCCTCGCCAGCGGTGGCCGAGTAGCCCTCGTTGAACAGCAGGTAGAGCACGCCGAGCACGGCGGTCGTCCGCTCCGGCAGCAGGTGCGCCGGCGGCACCCGGTACGGGATGCCGGCGTTGCGGATCTTGCGTTTGGCCCGCACCAGGCGTTGCGCCATGGTGGGTTCGGGCACCAGGAAGGCGCGCGCGATCTCCGGGGTGGTCAGGCCGCACAGGGTGCGCAGGGTCAGCGCGACCCGGCCCTCCAGCGGGAGCGCGGGGTGGCAGCAGGTGAAGATCAGGCGGAGCTGGTCGTCGCGCACGCCGCTGTCGTCGTCGGACTCCGGTTCAGGGCCGGGGTCGGCTGGCGGGGTGGTGGCGAGTTCGCGGAGTTTGGCGTTGCCGACCGCCTCCCGGCGCAGCCGGTCCAGCGCCCGGTTGCGGCCGGCGGTGGTCAGCCAGGCGCCCGGCCGCCGGGGCACGCCGTCCCTCGGCCAGGTCTCCAGGGCCAGCGCGAAGGCCTCCTGGGCGCATTCCTCGGCCAGGTCCCAGTCGCCGGTGACCCGGATCAGGGTGGCCACCACCTGGCCCCATTCGGTGCGGAAGGCCTCGGCGACCGCCGACTGGACCGTCATGGCCTCACGGTAGCCCGGGGGGCCGACAGCCACCTTCGGCACGCAGGTCGCCGAGCAGGGTGCGCATCATGACGTCGAGCTGTCCGCGTTGTTCGGGGCAGATGTTCGCGGTGAGCCGGTGCAGGTTGGCGATGTGCGCGGAGAACGCCTCGTCGATGACCTCGCGGCCGCACGGGGTGAGCGCGATGAGGAAGCTGCGCCGGTCCGCCGGGTCCAGGCGCCGCTCCACGTACCCGGCGGCCTCCAGGCGGTCCACCCGGTTGGTCATGCCCGCACGGGAGAGCATCAGCAGCCCGGCCAGTTCGGAGGGGGTCAGCGTGAACGGCGGTCCGGAGCGGCGCAGCGAGGTGAGCACATCGAACTCGCCGCGGCGCAGCCCGTGTTCCACGAACACCCGCTCCACCGCGGCCGACATCAACTGGGTGACCTGCAACATCCGGATGAACGGACCCAGCGAGGACACCTCGAGGTCCGGCCGCTCCTGCCGCCAGGCCGCCAGGATCCCGTCCGCGTCGGCCAGCCCGTCGATACCCATAAGGGCACTCTAGTTTGCCGCGAGATAGTTAGCCTCCGTACTATTACGTTGTAGAACTACTGCGGAGGGGGCTCCATGACCGTGCTCAACGCGACCATCCCGAACGCGACCGCGCCGAACTCGACCGTGCTCAACGCGGTGCGCACCACCCTGCCGCCGGATTCCGAGTGGCAGCCGTCGCATCCCGCCGAGGTGCCGCTGCTGATCTTCGTGGTCTACGGCGCGCTGGACGTGGCCGTGGACGACCGGATGGAGTACCTGGCCACCGGCGATCAGCTCTACCTCCCGGCCGGCGCGCGGCACAGCTGGCGGACCCCGGTGGACAGCGGCGTGGAGATGGTCGTGATCACCGCGAGCTGAACCTTGACCTCCAGCGCACTGGAGGTAAGAGACTGCGGGCATGACAACGCCGACCCAGCCGACCACCAACGACGAGTGGACCGTTGACGCCGTCGACGTGCGCGCCTACCTGGACCGGATCGCCCACCCGCCGGTGCCCGCGCCGACCGTCGAGGCGCTGCGCACCCTGCACGCCGCGCACAGCTCCGCGATCCCGTTCGAGAACATCGACGTGCTGCTGCACCAGCACCCCGGCGTGGACCTGAAGCTCATCGCGGACAAGCTGATCAACCGAAGGCGCGGCGGCTACTGCTACGAGCACGGGCTGCTCTTCGCCGCGGTGGCCACCCAGCTCGGTTATCCGGTCCGGCGGCTGCTGTCCCGGATCGACCCGTACAAGCCCAGCTTCCGCACCCACATGACCCTGGTGATCACCGCCGAGGGCCGGGACTTCCTGGTGGACATCGGTTTCGGCGCCGGCATGTTCGCGCCGATGCCCCTGGTCGACGGGCTGGTCACCGAGCAGGCCGGGTGGCCGCACCGGCTGGTGTGGGACGCCCCGAACTGGGTGCTGCAGAAGCTGGAGGACGGGAACTGGCGGTCCCTGCACGGCTTCGACGAGCAGGTGCAGCACCCGGTGGACTACGCGGTCGCGCACCACTTCGTCTCCACCCACCCGCGTTCCCCGTTCGCCCAGCAGCTGGTGGTGATGCGCCTGGCACCGGGCGTGAGCCGCCGCCTGGTCGGCGGAGAGCTGATCGTGGAACGCGCCGACGGCCCGACCGAGACCAGGCCGGTCACCCCGGCCGAGGCCGTCGAGCTGCTGCCGGAGTTCGGGGTGGAGCTGACCGGGGCCGAACGTCAGGCGTTGCTCTCCAGGATCAGCTGAAACAGGGGCGCGGCCGGGGCGCCGAGCGCGGTGACCGCGGCGGTGACCCCCAGCGCGTACCACCGGTCCTGCAGGGTGCGCGGCAGCAGTAACGCGGCCAGCACCCCGCAGCCGAGCATGGTGCCTCCGGCGATCTCCTGGGTGTTGCCGGGCTGGTCGGGGGCGAGCACGAACAGCCGGTACAGGCCCTCCCACAGCAGCACCCCGCCGATCACCCCGATGCCCAGGAAGGACCAGGGGCGCACGCAGTAGCGGCGGCAGGCCCCGGCGTAGCCGAACACCGAGCCCGCCATCACCGCCGCGCCGAGCCAGATCCCGGCCTCCCCCAGGGTGGCCCAGCCGAAGTGGCCCGGCAGGATCTCCGCGCCGACGTACCAGACGGTCAGGCCGATCCACAGCGTGGTGACGCCGTAGAGCGGGGAGCGCCACAGGCTCCAGCTGGTGAGCGTGCCGACCAGGTAGGCGGTGGCCGCCCAGGTGGCGGTGGAGTTGGCCAGCCAGGTCAGGCCGGTGGCCTGCAACAGGAACGTCACCCCGCCGAGCAGCAGCCCGGCGAGGGTGACGATCAGCCAGTCGCGGCCGGTCCGGGTGTCGCCCTGGACCTGCGCCGGGGGGAGCATCGCGGGCCTCAGTCGCGTTCGATGAGGTGTCCCACCACATCCGGACCGGGGTGGGCGTGGCCGGAGCCGTCCCGCCGGGGGTCCACCTCCGGCAGCTCCACCGGCGACCCGCTGCCGTTGGCGCCTGCCGGACGCGGCCCGATCCAGGCCATGTGCAGGTGCGTCTCGCCCTTGAGGAAGCGTTGCGAGCGGACCCCGCCGGTGGCCCGGCCCTTGGGCGGGTACTCGGCGAACGGGGTGACCTTGACGCTCTGCCCGGTGGAGGTGACCACCATCGGCTCACCGTGCTCGTCGTCGTCGGTGCGGATGGCGCCGAAGAAGACCACCTTGGCGTCCTTGCCCAGGTTGACCCCTGCCATGCCGCCGCCCTTGAGGCCCTGCGGCCGGACCAGGTTGGCCGGGTAGCGCAGCAGCGAGGAGTCGCTGGTGACGAAGGCGAGGGTCTCGCTGCCGTCCACGAGCCAGGTCAGTCCGGCGATCTCGTCGCCGTCCTTGAGCGAGATGACCTCGAACTCATCGGAGCGGACCGGCCATTCCGGCGAGCACACCTTGACCACGCCCTGCCGGGTGCCGATGGCCAGGCCAGGCGAGTCCCCGGCCTGTTCGCCGAGCGGGGCGATGCCGACGACCTTCTCCCCCTTCTCCAGGGGCACGAGTTCGCTGGCGGCCATGCCGCCGGAGAGGGAGACGGTGCCGGACTGCTCGGGCAGCACCGGCAACGGCAGCACGTCGGTCTTGAACGCGCGACCGAGGGTGGTGATCAGCAGGACCTGGCCGCGGGCGGTGGAGTGCACCACCGCGGCGACCGCGTCGTGCTTGGTGCGCCCGTTGCGCCGCCGGGCCTCGGAGGACTCCTCGGATTCGGCGGCGGTGCGGGCGACCAGGCCGGTGGCCGAGAGGATCACCTGGCACGGGTCGTCGGCCACTTCCAGGGGCCCGGCGGGCTTGGAGGCGGCCAGGACCTCCTTGAGATCGCCGTCGATCAGGGCGGTGCGGCGCTCGAAGCCGAGGTCCTTGGAGACCTTGGCGAGTTCGGTGGAGACGACCTTCTTCAGCACCGACTCGTCGTCGAGGATCTTGGACAGTTCGGCGATCTCGGCTTCCAGCTTCTCCTGCTCGGCCTCGAGTTCGATCTTGTCGAACTTGGTGAGGCGGCGCAGCGGCGTGTCCAGGATGTAGGCGGCCTGGATCTCCGAGAGCTTGAACTGCTTCATCAGGCCGTCCTTGGCGGCCTGGGCGTTGTCGCTGTTGCGGATCAGCTTGATGACCTTGTCGATGTCCAGCAGCGCCCGCAGCAGGCCCTCGACCAGGTGCAACCGTTCCTGCCGTTTGCGGCGGCGGTGCGAGGTGCGCCGGGTGACGACCTCGTACCGGTGCGCCAGGAAGACCTCGAGGAGTTCCTTGAGCCCGAGGGTCTGCGGCTGGCCGTCGACCAGGACCAGGTTGTTGATGCCGAAGGACTGTTCCAGCGGGGTGAGCCGGTAGAGGTCGGCGAGCAGCGCCTGCGGGTTGACGCCGACCTTGCACTCGATGACCAGGCGGGTGCCGTTCTCCCGGTCGGTGAGGTCCTTGACGTCGGCGATGCCGGTGAGCCGCTTGGACTTGTTCACCTCGTCGGTGATCTTCTCGATGATCTTCTCCGGCCCGACGCCGTAGGGCAGTTCGGTGACCGTGATGGCCTGCCGCCCGCGACTGCCCTCCAGCGGACCGGTCTCGACCTTGGCCCGCATCCGGACCACGCCGCGGCCGGTCTCATAGGCCTTGCGGACCTCGTCGAGGCCGAGCAGCATGCCGCCGGTTGGCAGGTCGGGGCCGGGCACGAACTCCATCAGCCGGTCCAGGGTGGCGTCCGGGTGGTTGATCAGCCAGCGCGCGGCGGCCACGACCTCGCCGAGGTTGTGCGGGATCATGTTGGTGGCCATGCCGACGGCGATGCCGGAGGTGCCGTTGACCAGCAGGTTGGGGAAGGCGGCCGGCAGCACGGTGGGTTCCAGGAGGGAACCGTCGTAGTTCGGGCGGAAGTCGACAGTGTCCTCGTGCAGCTCGCTGACCAGCAGCATCGCCTCCGGGGACATGCGAGCTTCGGTGTACCGCGAGGCGGCCGGTCCATCGTCCGGGGACCCGAAGTTGCCGTGCCCGTCGACGAGCGGGGCGTTCAGGGAGAAGTCCTGGGCCATCCGCACCATCGCGTCGTAGATCGCGACGTCGCCGTGCGGGTGGTACTTGCCCATGCAGTTGTGCGTGACGAAGCCTTCGACGACGAAGGCGTGTTCCTCGGTGCCGACCTGGATGTCGTAGGTGGTGTCGGAGTCGACCGGTTCCACCGATTCCACGGTCAGGAAGGAGAACCCGGACAGTGCCGCCAGCCGGTCCGCCAGCGGGGAGCCGATCCGGCGCAGCTTGTCGATCCAGCCGTCGGTTTCCGCGCGCCACAACGGGAATGAGCGCTCGGCGAGCGGGTTGCCGTGCCGGTCCTTGCCGTAGCGCACCTTGGCGCCGGAGACCGCGGACAGCGAGGCCCGGAACGCCACACCGTCGGTGTCCCGGAACCAGCCGCCGCCCTGGTGGGCCGCGGTGAACTCGGCGATCACGGGCCCGCAGGGCAGCCGGTCGTTGCCCTGCTTGCCGCCGTAGGCGTAGTCCAGCCCGGCCAGCTGCCGGAGCCCGTCCTGCTTGTAACCGATCGTGGACCAGGGCAGCAGCGCCTTGGCGAGCTGGGCCGCGTCCTGCCCGGCGAGGGACAGGCCGTGCAACGTCTTGTGCCCGGTCTTGCTCGCCCGCGACCACCAGTGCCCGTGCATGCCGAGGTCGGCCAGCATCGAGTACATCTGCCGCAGCAGCTGCTCGCTGGTGCTGACCAGCACGATCTCCCGGTTCCGCTTGCGCACGTAGCCGTCGCCGTCGAAGAAGCCGGCCAGGAACGGCAGCCAGGCGGAGCGGTCGCCGAGCACGCTCGCTGGCACGAACTTGTGATCGCTGAGCGGGGTTCCGGCCTCCAGCAGGCCGGTGTGCCGGGCGAAGGTCAGCACGTGCTGGTCGCGGTGCTTCGGGTTCCTGGCCTCGCGCTTGCCACGGGAGACGGTGAGCCCGTTCATGATGGCCCAGCCGTGCAGGGTGTCGATCGGCTCGGTGTCGCACATGTGGATGCGGACCCGGCCGTCGGCGGCCCTGGCCCGGTCCACGGCGAAGCCTTCGGCGACCACAAGGCCCAGGACGTACGGGTACACGTCGTGGCCACCGGGCAGGGTGGCGCGCCGGGCCCGGCCGTAGCCGATGGTCTGCTGCCCGGCGAGGTCCCTGGCCTCGGTCCAGCCGATGGCGTAGTCCGCGCCGACGGTGCGGAACCGCTGGCCGGGGGTCACCAGCATGGTGTGGCCGTTGGACCACCGCACGCGGACCAGTTCGGACCGCGGGTTCTCATAGACCGCGGTGACCGGGACCGCCTGCCCGTGGCCGTCGAGCACCTGCTCGCCGACCTCGATGTCCTCGATGGGGCGCAGTCCACCCGGGGTGGACACCAGCGCGCCCCGGACGAAGCAGTCGCCGACCACGCGCGAGGACTTCACATACGCGTGCGTGGGCCGGTACCCCTGCTCGTTCATCGAGAACAGGATCCGCCGGTGCACCGGCTTGAGTCCGTCCCTGGCATCGGGCAGGGCGCGGGCGTGGATGACCGAGTAGGCGTATTCGAGGTAGGAGTCCTCGATCTCGGTCTTGAGGGAGTTGTCGAAGACCTGGGCGCCCGCCCGGTCGAAGGCGGCCGGGTCGACCTTGGTGGTGCTGCTGCCCTTGCGGCGTGCCATAGCTGTCTGGCTCCTCTGAAGAAACGTGCGCCTCAGGCGTCGATCGCGGCCCGGTCGACCCTGGCCGCCGAGTCGACCAGCCAGTTGCGCCGGGGCTCGAC contains:
- a CDS encoding sensor histidine kinase — its product is MPFVERRLPLTGVAVAVLPVCLAVPWLSHLGVPDRGPSIWWSAPFLAVSAVLLTIAASIRLRRGLPTPRQRVAVLLPQVLLAITALFVLGPTTFAPVFTACTLLVLLPDPWAARGFLAVLAVEVLVLALRPESLVPVFSRIGHLLIAGLAVYATVRVAELALELSRTRASLADLAVARERTRVSRDLHDTLGQEITAIGLRADLAARLTREDPAAAAEHLAAIQRITESTMGTVRRVANGDWQPEFGEELRSAVALLTAAGIRYQLRFGAVVPAHAAETASWVVREAMTNVLKHSAARQVTLTTEDNEGWYRLTVHNDGAHPTTAAAIPPGSGQSGLAARLATLGGRLHASRVDRTCYRLTVEIPTTPPTSPTAPTASEVPR
- a CDS encoding RluA family pseudouridine synthase; protein product: MRRKTPAPLPQRFGLDPARMRLPETGSWPTVRAHLADRLPLVTPAVLDAMFTERRIADLRGPLELDAPYVPGAVVWFHRELPIEVPVPFPIGVVHRDDHLLVVDKPHFLATIPRGKHIQETALVKLRRQYDLPDLSAAHRLDRVTAGLMMFVINRADRGAYQTLFRDRLVHKEYEAVAPVNPGLVLPTTVRSRILKERGVITAQEVDGPPNAETEVELLEQRDGLGRYRLRPKTGRTHQLRLHLTRLGIPILGDDFYPVLTERPLDDFTRPLQLLARTLGFTDPITGQEHRFSSRLTLAAWTDYPSWASDASRRSR
- a CDS encoding RNA polymerase sigma factor → MTVQSAVAEAFRTEWGQVVATLIRVTGDWDLAEECAQEAFALALETWPRDGVPRRPGAWLTTAGRNRALDRLRREAVGNAKLRELATTPPADPGPEPESDDDSGVRDDQLRLIFTCCHPALPLEGRVALTLRTLCGLTTPEIARAFLVPEPTMAQRLVRAKRKIRNAGIPYRVPPAHLLPERTTAVLGVLYLLFNEGYSATAGEDLLRGGLSGEAIRLARVLCGLMPDEPETHGLLALLLLQDARRAARLDEHGDLVTLEHQDRNRWDQDEIAEGTALLESALRQGRPGVYQLQAAIAACHANAKLAEDTDWPQIAGLYGELAGRMPSPVVRLNQAVAIAMAEGPAAGLELVRALEESGQLDGYHLLPATRADLLRRLGRDAEAAQAYRAALKLVTAEAERRYLDRRLASLAQDG
- a CDS encoding MarR family winged helix-turn-helix transcriptional regulator, producing MGIDGLADADGILAAWRQERPDLEVSSLGPFIRMLQVTQLMSAAVERVFVEHGLRRGEFDVLTSLRRSGPPFTLTPSELAGLLMLSRAGMTNRVDRLEAAGYVERRLDPADRRSFLIALTPCGREVIDEAFSAHIANLHRLTANICPEQRGQLDVMMRTLLGDLRAEGGCRPPGLP
- a CDS encoding cupin domain-containing protein, which gives rise to MTVLNATIPNATAPNSTVLNAVRTTLPPDSEWQPSHPAEVPLLIFVVYGALDVAVDDRMEYLATGDQLYLPAGARHSWRTPVDSGVEMVVITAS
- a CDS encoding arylamine N-acetyltransferase family protein, with translation MTTPTQPTTNDEWTVDAVDVRAYLDRIAHPPVPAPTVEALRTLHAAHSSAIPFENIDVLLHQHPGVDLKLIADKLINRRRGGYCYEHGLLFAAVATQLGYPVRRLLSRIDPYKPSFRTHMTLVITAEGRDFLVDIGFGAGMFAPMPLVDGLVTEQAGWPHRLVWDAPNWVLQKLEDGNWRSLHGFDEQVQHPVDYAVAHHFVSTHPRSPFAQQLVVMRLAPGVSRRLVGGELIVERADGPTETRPVTPAEAVELLPEFGVELTGAERQALLSRIS
- a CDS encoding DUF6518 family protein, with amino-acid sequence MLPPAQVQGDTRTGRDWLIVTLAGLLLGGVTFLLQATGLTWLANSTATWAATAYLVGTLTSWSLWRSPLYGVTTLWIGLTVWYVGAEILPGHFGWATLGEAGIWLGAAVMAGSVFGYAGACRRYCVRPWSFLGIGVIGGVLLWEGLYRLFVLAPDQPGNTQEIAGGTMLGCGVLAALLLPRTLQDRWYALGVTAAVTALGAPAAPLFQLILESNA
- a CDS encoding DNA topoisomerase (ATP-hydrolyzing), encoding MARRKGSSTTKVDPAAFDRAGAQVFDNSLKTEIEDSYLEYAYSVIHARALPDARDGLKPVHRRILFSMNEQGYRPTHAYVKSSRVVGDCFVRGALVSTPGGLRPIEDIEVGEQVLDGHGQAVPVTAVYENPRSELVRVRWSNGHTMLVTPGQRFRTVGADYAIGWTEARDLAGQQTIGYGRARRATLPGGHDVYPYVLGLVVAEGFAVDRARAADGRVRIHMCDTEPIDTLHGWAIMNGLTVSRGKREARNPKHRDQHVLTFARHTGLLEAGTPLSDHKFVPASVLGDRSAWLPFLAGFFDGDGYVRKRNREIVLVSTSEQLLRQMYSMLADLGMHGHWWSRASKTGHKTLHGLSLAGQDAAQLAKALLPWSTIGYKQDGLRQLAGLDYAYGGKQGNDRLPCGPVIAEFTAAHQGGGWFRDTDGVAFRASLSAVSGAKVRYGKDRHGNPLAERSFPLWRAETDGWIDKLRRIGSPLADRLAALSGFSFLTVESVEPVDSDTTYDIQVGTEEHAFVVEGFVTHNCMGKYHPHGDVAIYDAMVRMAQDFSLNAPLVDGHGNFGSPDDGPAASRYTEARMSPEAMLLVSELHEDTVDFRPNYDGSLLEPTVLPAAFPNLLVNGTSGIAVGMATNMIPHNLGEVVAAARWLINHPDATLDRLMEFVPGPDLPTGGMLLGLDEVRKAYETGRGVVRMRAKVETGPLEGSRGRQAITVTELPYGVGPEKIIEKITDEVNKSKRLTGIADVKDLTDRENGTRLVIECKVGVNPQALLADLYRLTPLEQSFGINNLVLVDGQPQTLGLKELLEVFLAHRYEVVTRRTSHRRRKRQERLHLVEGLLRALLDIDKVIKLIRNSDNAQAAKDGLMKQFKLSEIQAAYILDTPLRRLTKFDKIELEAEQEKLEAEIAELSKILDDESVLKKVVSTELAKVSKDLGFERRTALIDGDLKEVLAASKPAGPLEVADDPCQVILSATGLVARTAAESEESSEARRRNGRTKHDAVAAVVHSTARGQVLLITTLGRAFKTDVLPLPVLPEQSGTVSLSGGMAASELVPLEKGEKVVGIAPLGEQAGDSPGLAIGTRQGVVKVCSPEWPVRSDEFEVISLKDGDEIAGLTWLVDGSETLAFVTSDSSLLRYPANLVRPQGLKGGGMAGVNLGKDAKVVFFGAIRTDDDEHGEPMVVTSTGQSVKVTPFAEYPPKGRATGGVRSQRFLKGETHLHMAWIGPRPAGANGSGSPVELPEVDPRRDGSGHAHPGPDVVGHLIERD